A window of the Microcaecilia unicolor chromosome 5, aMicUni1.1, whole genome shotgun sequence genome harbors these coding sequences:
- the LOC115471284 gene encoding loricrin-like has protein sequence MSAKGGNGAGQCNQQTTCQQNQGNNSCQNKGQGYEQTSTTGQGSACGGQWNQSSQIGVNSCQQKDQVSGQTSTSGQGSGCGGQTSQVGVNTCQQNSQVSGQISTSGQGNSCGGQWSQSSQSSQAVGGSCQQKGQVAGQTSTSGQGSSCGGQWNQSSQSSQVVGGSCQQNSQVSGQTSTTGQGSGCGKQLNQSSQSSQVGVGSCHQNNQVSGQSSSSSKGGNGGGQCGQTTQGGACDSFQNKSQGFHQSICDADVALGGALLVYINGTIAQTRPKTHRSNLLILHYSRESEKEKIMSAKGGNGAGQCNQQTTCQQNQGNNSCQNKGQGYDQTSTTGQSSACGGQWSQSSRSSQVGINSCQQKSQGSGQTSISNQGSGCGGQSQSSQSSQVGVNSCQQKDQFSGQTSISGQGSNCGGQWSQSSQNSQVKVNDSCQQNSQVSGQTSTSGQGSSCGGQWSQSSQSSQVVGGSCQQKSQESGQTSTTGQGSGCGGQLSQSSQSSQVGVGSCQQNSQVSGRGCQNTDQQKQCTGGAKK, from the exons atgTCTGCCAAGGGTGGTAATGGTGCAGGACAGTGCAATCAGCAGACAACATGCCAACAGAATCAAGGCAACAACTCATGCCAGAATAAAGGACAAGGCTATGAGC AAACATCTACAACTGGCCAGGGCAGTGCCTGTGGAGGACAGTGGAATCAGAGCTCTCAGATAGGAGTTAATTCCTGCCAACAGAAAGATCAAGTCTCTGGAC AAACATCTACATCAGGCCAGGGCAGTGGCTGTGGAGGACAAACTTCTCAAGTTGGAGTTAATACCTGCCAACAGAATAGTCAAGTCTCTGGAC AAATATCTACATCTGGTCAGGGCAATAGCTGTGGAGGACAATGGAGTCAGAGCTCACAGAGCTCTCAGGCTGTAGGTGGCTCTTGCCAACAGAAAGGTCAAGTCGCTGGAC AAACATCTACATCTGGCCAGGGCAGTAGCTGTGGGGGACAGTGGAATCAGAGCTCACAGAGCTCTCAGGTTGTAGGTGGCTCCTGCCAACAGAATAGTCAAGTCTCTGGAC AAACATCCACAACTGGACAGGGCAGTGGCTGTGGAAAACAACTGAATCAGAGCTCCCAGAGCTCTCAGGTTGGAGTTGGCTCTTGTCATCAGAATAATCAAGTCTCTGGAC AGTCAAGCTCATCTTCCAAGGGTGGAAATGGTGGAGGACAATGTGGCCAAACAACACAAGGTGGAGCTTGTGATTCATTCCAAAATAAAAGCCAAG GATTCCACCAAAGCATTTGTGATGCTGATGTGGCACTGGGAGGAGCACTACTTGTGTATATAAATGGCACAATCGCACAGACGAGACCAAAGACTCACAGATCCAATCTCCTTATTCTGCATTACTCtagagagagtgagaaagagaaaATCATGTCTGCCAAGGGTGGTAATGGTGCAGGACAGTGCAATCAGCAGACAACATGTCAACAGAATCAAGGCAACAACTCATGCCAAAATAAAGGACAAGGCTATGATC AAACATCTACAACTGGCCAGAGCAGTGCCTGTGGAGGACAGTGGAGCCAGAGCTCACGGAGCAGTCAGGTTGGAATTAATTCCTGTCAACAAAAAAGCCAAGGCTCTGGAC AAACATCTATATCTAACCAGGGCAGTGGCTGTGGAGGACAGAGTCAGAGCTCACAGAGCTCTCAGGTTGGAGTTAATTCCTGCCAACAGAAAGATCAATTCTCTGGGC AAACATCTATATCTGGCCAGGGCAGTAACTGTGGAGGACAGTGGAGCCAGAGCTCACAGAATTCTCAAGTTAAAGTAAATGACTCCTGCCAACAGAATAGTCAAGTCTCTGGAC AAACATCTACATCTGGCCAGGGCAGTAGCTGTGGGGGACAGTGGAGTCAGAGCTCACAGAGCTCTCAGGTTGTAGGTGGCTCCTGCcaacaaaagagccaagagtcTGGAC AAACATCCACAACTGGCCAGGGCAGTGGCTGTGGCGGACAATTGAGTCAGAGCTCCCAGAGTTCTCAAGTTGGAGTTGGCTCCTGTCAACAAAATAGTCAAGTCTCTGGAC GTGGATGTCAAAACACAGACCAGCAGAAacaatgcacaggaggagcaaagaAGTGA